A stretch of Lathyrus oleraceus cultivar Zhongwan6 chromosome 6, CAAS_Psat_ZW6_1.0, whole genome shotgun sequence DNA encodes these proteins:
- the LOC127095252 gene encoding uncharacterized protein LOC127095252 encodes MASRVRPTLFDNELVDIFMGTLQGLYFEKMIGSSSTNFADMVTIGERVKSGLKSGKITDTTAPRTINKRPYGGFAKKKEGEANAVTAKARPRYQVPTAPMPYYPYQYVAAAQYQQPFFQYQLQKDNRQSTPAQRNPNQQYNRAQNQGNNFGNRPQFDKIPVLYSELVPYLVHVGAIIPKELPVATPQFRANHDPNASCIQDLINQNILTFTEEKPNVKTNPLPNHSGASVNAVIEEVNAEVVLKVEELKGCVQALMDQGLIQFSKAQAAEGVAVIEPITIAYRKKKVEAPPKRSQLIHFRVPTLFPYQNTKAVPWSYETTAYLGGKEICIPDTEIVNITGAGGMTRSGRVFAPKYTPRVCPTPTVVSPKEKATPTPTPQAGTTVLATPTVTTAPVLTRVIDNDKDEEAKVSKGKWSMVEKEQSGDHKKSITFEESQEFLKLITKSDFKIVEQLNQTPSKISILSLLLSSEAHRKALLKVLNTAHVMQDITVDQFDDVVANITATRYLGFNEVELPPEGKAHDKALHISVTCTDSLLSRVLVDTGSSLDVLPKSTLSQLLFKGPEMRTSALIVRAFDGSRRKKICWSVNSPPPDMFKQMRGLSRFRSTI; translated from the exons ATGGCGTCTAGGGTTCGACCAACACTATTTGACAACGAGTTGGTTGACATCTTCATGGGTACGCTGCAAGGGCTGTATTTTGAAAAGATGATTGGCAGTTCATCAACAAACTTCGCCGATATGGTTACTATTGGGGAACGTGTTAAGAGTGGGCTGAAATCTGGGAAAATAACAGACACGACCGCTCCACGGACAATCAACAAGAGACCGTATGGGGGCTTCgcaaagaagaaggagggggAAGCAAACGCTGTGACGGCGAAAGCTCGCCCCCGATATCAAGTTCCGACAGCCCCTATGCCGTATTACCCATACCAGTACGTTGCCGCAGCTCAGTACCAACAACCGTTTTTCCAGTATCAACTGCAAAAAGACAATCGACAATCAACACCCGCTCAGAGAAATCCAAACCAACAGTATAATCGAGCACAAAACCAAGGAAACAATTTTGGGAACCGACCCCAATTTGACAAAATTCCGGTGTTGTACTCCGAATTAGTCCCCTATCTGGTTCATGTAGGGGCGATCATACCAAAGGAATTGCCCGTGGCCACTCCTCAATTCCGCGCCAACCACGATCCTAATGCTTCGTGC ATTCAAGACTTGATAAACCAGAACATCCTGACCTTCACCGAAGAAAAACCGAATGTAAAGACAAATCCTTTGCCGAATCATAGTGGCGCATCAGTCAACGCCGTGATTGAAGAGGTAAATGCCGAAGTCGTACTGAAAGTTGAAGAG TTGAAAGGGTGTGTGCAGGCACTAATGGACCAAGGGTTAATACAGTTCTCTAAAGCTCAAGCAGCAGAAGGGGTAGCAGTAATTGAACCGATAACAATTGCATATAGGAAGAAGAAGGTTGAAGCTCCTCCCAAGAGAAGTCAGCTGATCCATTTCCGTGTTCCAACTCTGTTTCCGTATCAGAATACCAAGGCAGTGCCTTGGAGTTATGAGACCACAGCGTATTTGGGAGGGAAAGAAATCTGCATTCCTGATACAGAGATCGTCAACATCACTGGAGCGGGAGGCATGACTCGAAGTGGCCGTGTATTCGCTCCTAAATACACTCCTAGGGTGTGTCCAACACCTACAGTTGTCTCGCCTAAAGAAAAGGCAACTCCTACGCCGACTCCGCAGGCAGGGACAACTGTACTCGCCACTCCGACCGTGACGACTGCTCCGGTATTGACGAGAGTTATTGACAATGATAAAGATGAAGAGGCCAAAGTGTCCAAGGGTAAATGGTCGATGGTTGAAAAAGAACAGTCCGGGGATCACAAGAAGAGTATCACCTTTGAGGAAAGTCAGGAATTCCTCAAACTGATCACAAAGAGTGACTTCAAGATTGTTGAGCAGTTGAACCAAACGCCTTCCAAAATATCAATTTTGTCTTTGCTAttgagttctgaggctcatcGCAAAGCATTGCTGAAAGTTCTAAATACCGCTCACGTGATGCAAGATATCACGGTCGATCAATTTGACGACGTGGTTGCCAACATCACCGCCACTAGGTATCTGGGATTTAATGAAGTAGAGTTACCTCCTGAGGGAAAGGCCCATGACAAAGCACTACATATTTCGGTCACATGTACTGACTCCCTCTTATCACGAGTCCTTGTTGATACTGGATCCTCGCTTGATGTGTTGCCAAAATCTACATTAAGCCAGTTACTGTTTAAGGGGCCCGAGATGAGAACCAGTGCATTAATTGTTAGAGCTTTCGACGGTTCCCGAAGGAAG aagatTTGTTGGTCAGTGAACTCTCCTCCTCCAGATATGTTTAAACAGATGAGGGGATTGTCGAGGTTCCGCTCCACTATCTAG
- the LOC127095251 gene encoding uncharacterized protein LOC127095251, translating to MLLAEYDIQYVTQKAIKGSTLSDYLDHLPVEGYQPLRFDFLDEDIMFIRDFTMPGFEVSPEEGPEPGSRWTLVFDGASNARGHGIDIVITSPTSFHIPFTARLCFDCTNNMAEYEACIYGLEAEIDLRIKILEVFGDSALIISQVKGDWETRDSKLIPYKEHIRKLIPYFDEISFHHISREENQLADALATLASMFKVKWKNEAPSIQIDHLDEPAHCLAIEADPNDKPWFYDIKTFLEKQQYPEGISITDKKALRRLSSKFFLNGDVLYKRNYDSILLRCMDKHEASTIIKFIHEGCEGVHTKGPAMAKKILRASYYWTTMEVDCYNFVKRCHKTSVRTSTGATPYSLVYGMEVVLPIKVEIPSLRVVMEADLDEAE from the exons ATGTTGTTAGCCGAGTATGATATACAGTACGTGactcagaaagcaataaaggggagtaCTCTGTCTGATTATCTTGATCACCTGCCTGTCGAAGGTTACCAACCATTGAGGTTTGACTTCCtagatgaggacatcatgtttaTCAGAGATTTTACTATGCCAGGCTTCGAGGTAAGCCCTGAGGAAGGCCCCGAACCAGGATCgcgatggacgctcgtgttcgacgGTGCTTCCAATGCCCGAGGTCATGGTATAGATATTGTTATCACTTCTCCAACTAGTTTCCACATCCCCTTCACCGCTAGATTATGTTTTGACTGCACcaacaacatggcagaatatgaagcatgtatctacGGTTTGGAGGCGGAAATCGATTTGAGAATCAAAATCCTCGAGGTATTCGGTGACTCTGCTCTGATAATCAGTCAGGTGAAAGGCGATTGGGAGACTCGAGATAGCAAGTTGATACCCTACAAAGAGCACATCAGAAAACTAATACCCTATTTTGATGAAATCTCCTTTCATCATATTTCTAGGGAAGAAAATCAGTTAGCAGACGCTCTGGCTACGCTGGCATCTATGTTCAAAGTtaaatggaagaatgaagcaccatcCATCCAGATTGACCACctagatgaaccagcacattGTCTAGCAATTGAGGCTGATCCTAACGATAAGCCTTGGTTCTACGACATAAAGACATTTCTAGAGAAACAACAATATCCTGAGGGTATATCCATTACCGATAAGAAAGCTCTGAGAAGACTCTCTTCTAAGTTCTTCCTAAACGGTGATGTACTAtacaagaggaattatgattctatactgctcagatgcatggataaaCACGAAGCTAGTACAATCATAAAGTTCATACACGAAGGTTGCGAGGGTGTACATACGAAGGGTCCtgctatggccaagaagattctcCGGGCTAGTTATTATTGGACGACAATGGAGGTTGATTGCTACAACTTTGTGAAAAGATGCCATAA AACTTCAGTCCGCACATCCACTGGGGCAACTCCGTACTCTCTGGTTTATGGGATGGAGGTCGTCCTACCAATCAAAGTTGAGATTCCTTCACTCAGGGTCGTCATGGAAGCAGATCTTGATGAAGCTGAATAG